ATTTGAACTAAACCGACTGCTTCGCGGCACGCCCGATCCTCACATTCACCAGAACGATGCTGCTAACAATAAGCAACAGGCCAATCACAAGATTCAAGGTAATCTGCTCATTTAAAAAGACTACGCTAGTCCCTATCGAGATCAGTGGGATTAAAAAGGTGAATGATCCAACCTTCCCTGCCTCTCCCTCGTTAATCAGCTTGAAGTAAATCAGCCATCCTAGCGCGATCACAAAAATTGCGATAAACAATGTATCCATGATAAACGTTCCGCTCCAAGTGATATCCGACCACTTCTCTGTAGTAGATCCCGAAAGCAGCAAAATGATACCGCCGATCGAAATTTGCATAGCGGTCATCCATAGCATATCCACGCGCACAGCATTTCGTTTCATATATACTGTTCCTAACGCCCAGCTCAATGCACTGGCTAAAGCAAGTATAATTCCCCAGATAGAGATGCTTCCATTAAGTCCTCCAATACTGAGGGAGGCTACGCCGAGGAACCCTAGCAATAGACCCGCCATTTTGAGTCCATACATGTTCTCTCCTAACCACAGCCAAGAAAAAATGCCCAGCAATACCGGCTGCAGAAACACAATAGATGAGAACAATCCTGCGGGTACATACTGCAAGCCAATTGTCTGAAAGCCATAATAGAACACAATACTTAATATAGCCGAGGTCAGATAGATCGGCCAGAGCTGCTTGAAGCGGAGCTCCTTCACCTTAGGAAGTGCAATTAGAATCAGAATAAATCCGCCGATGACGGTTCGGATACCTGCAAATAATAAGGGCGGAGCGTAGTCTAAGGCGATTTTAGATATAGGCCAATTAATGCCCCATACAATCACCAAAAATATAAGAAGGATGATGCTTTTCTTCTGCTGATTCATGTATTCACTCCTTGGTGTAGATTCATCACAAATGATACAATA
This Paenibacillus sp. FSL R5-0345 DNA region includes the following protein-coding sequences:
- a CDS encoding DMT family transporter encodes the protein MNQQKKSIILLIFLVIVWGINWPISKIALDYAPPLLFAGIRTVIGGFILILIALPKVKELRFKQLWPIYLTSAILSIVFYYGFQTIGLQYVPAGLFSSIVFLQPVLLGIFSWLWLGENMYGLKMAGLLLGFLGVASLSIGGLNGSISIWGIILALASALSWALGTVYMKRNAVRVDMLWMTAMQISIGGIILLLSGSTTEKWSDITWSGTFIMDTLFIAIFVIALGWLIYFKLINEGEAGKVGSFTFLIPLISIGTSVVFLNEQITLNLVIGLLLIVSSIVLVNVRIGRAAKQSV